In the genome of Stomoxys calcitrans chromosome 4, idStoCalc2.1, whole genome shotgun sequence, the window ttaagatgtcagatttttgtttgcattctctttgttatcttctttctcgcatattccctgctcatgtacgcacacggatacacacacgcacacaaagtTGGCAAAacatcgatcagcttgatggcggattgcaccatatgatttgtggttgttgtacaagaTTGGCAGATTtaacatccttaatgatgttcatggtgCCTGTCCACTTTATGATTTCGCAAGTGACTTTGgcattattcacaaaacttgaatgtagatttgaaataggtttatttaacatATTTTCTGTGTAGAACTTTGTGAATATCGCATCAATTAGAagtttttttaagatttaaggaaaaaaaacgcagctgtgttatcaaggctttgacatttagatttactacaaaatcaaaacaaaaattaaaaaattgaactCAGCTATTCGCGTGACCTCGCCTTATAAGTGTATACTGGGTTTTCCTTTATAATGCTCTGAAAACGACTgcgtattctgttcagctttttaaGAGCTTCCATACTAAAAAACacgttggctgaaatttggcggaaaagtagtactctgtttaaaGTGAGGAAAATGGTAAAAAACGATTATAGTGGCgacacttgaaactattgccggtgtcatttttgcttgttttattggtttcaatggttcgtttttctttatttatttgagaaaaaaaatatataaaaaaagagagAACAAAAGAAACGTGCGTAAcgtgcaattaaaaatttcagcggctattccgaaagcagaatagtcacaaaaaagtcattcaaatcaTGTGAGACGAAATAAATGCCTAAAGTGTGCTAAATAAACACAGCCCTGAATAATGTCAAATaatataaatcaaattttatctaaataatTTGTAATATGAaccaaaattttgcagacaTAGTAAAAGAAGGTAAGTCTTTACAATAAGCTACCATAAATATAAATTGGAGtgtaaataattaaattttgtaaacatctcAACTGGTGTGAACGGTTGTGATTTTTCCCAAAACCAGTGAACCAAAACAAGTCAGAATAGACAGAGCATCTGGATAGAAGGTTAAGTCACTTACAATAATATTAAGCGGATacgccccatgaacatcattaagattGTCTAAATCTCCCTATTATGAATGTTAACGAATGTcactaaaaatgttttcttttacaaaattaagCATATTGCACATCTACGCattattttttctctttatttcACATCTTTTCCAAATACGGCTTGCAATGCAATTTAAATAACAAGTTTGACAATCTCAAtgacgaaaatttcaaaaattgtatgtcggctgatcgcttggcttagcCTTGTTAAGTGAGCCCTGACATagtattagtgaatcctgaaatGTACCATGTGTTTTACACAAGCAATAAAATCGGTCGATAGTCGCTAACCAATTAAACCATGTGAGGTATCCATAAAcatgacaaattttattttatcgtTTTTTTGCACGCTGAATTGTCAACACATGTAATCCAGCTGATTATTGTCAGATATACGAATTGTAGTCAGTCGCAAGAGCCGGAAGaaatagcaaatattttttattacatttaaatTGGAGCCAGGAGACAAACGAAAAGCACCATGAGTAAATAAACACGAAAGGGTAGAAGAGCGTTGTATAGAAAGAAAAAGACACAACAAAGTTCATGCATTGGCTACCATCTATGTCACCTATGCGACTGTGGCCTTAAAACAACCATTAATCTAGAAGAAGTCAAGGGTAAACAACCTCACAGAAGTAAGTGTAAAAGGGGTAAGAGCCAAAGACCGATATGAAAGAAACAAAATTGGTTTTAATGTTGGCTCAGTCACTGATAGGTAAGTTGTTCGACATTGgggattgaaaaaatttaaaaatttaggcTGAGCCTAGTATAATTGTGTTGTTGCAGGTACAGGCTTCTTTTTCCTGTATGTCCATCATGTTCGATATTTATTCGAGAATCGCACCAACATGGCCCACTTAACGCAATTAGAAAGGGAGTCCCTGTTTCGCCGTGAGGACGCCCTGTACCATAGCTTTTATAAGACGCTAACAGAAGCTCCAGATTTCTGGACCGGCTGCATGCAGTTAATGAACGTCACCACCATCGAATATCCGCATAGTGTCAATGTCTTGAGCAGATTTCATGTGCTGCCTGAGATAACAATAGGGTAAGTACTGTTGTGGGTGTTATTCTAATCTATCTCTTTCGAAGGcaaacacatgattttgtgtttctttttctattttatcAGATGCCAAGAGAGCCAAAGTGTTTTATTAATTAGGCCTTTTTTCAGCTACGCCTTTTATCTCACTCATTAACCGCGTTTCGTTATGCTTTGTTCCAGATTTCTTTATCATTTGTTACGTTCTCACAGCAGATTGGGACTTTTATCTTTATTGAGCTGTTGGCGCTCCGATGACATACGCCTGACACTCGAGCACGGACGATGTGAAGGACAGGCTTTGCAATTCTACTTTGAATGCGTGTGGCTGTTGGGCGGCATCACCGTCCTCATCATTTACATGTATGGCCTGCTGCTTAGCCGCAATATATTCGGTGGCATTTATGCTGTTGTGTCCTACATAATGTTTCATAGCTTCGCCTCAAAAATCTACGAGAGGCCAATGGCCCgagaaaattttgcatttccCGCCATATTTGTGCAAATGTTCTATTTGTGCATTTGTATTCACCGTGTAACCGAGACAAAGAAGTACAAGATGTCAGCTTTGACGGTAAGAAGGCAAATCGGTTGTATGTGGTGCTGTCATGGAATGGGTCTTAACCTATAtatggatttttttgttttcttttagttGCTGAAGCTCGTATATTTGACCACAGTGGCTCTTTTGTGCTGGCAGTTCTCTGCGATAATATTTGCCAGCCAAATACTGATACTGATGTTGCCATGGTCCATAAGCGATGTGCCAAATAGGGTGGTGGGCTTCTTCACCACGGACTATGTGCTATCTCAACTGATGGCCAATTTCCTGGCCTACTATTATTCATTCGGCAATCGTAGATATCTTTTCGGCTGGCAATTGGGTCCGCTTGTCGGTCTATCACTTATCACTGCagtaagaattttgaaaaaaccaTCAACGCGGCCAAAAGAAGCTGGTGTTGGTGCCGATTCCTCATTTTCGTCGACAAGTGGGATAACAGAAAACACAGCGGAATTCCTGTTTAAAACCATACCTCTGGGCATACTTATATCCATATGCTCTCAGGGCACCATAATAGATATGCTAGAAATGTCCGGCTTAGCTAGGCCAATGGAAAACACTTATGCTTTGTATCGTGATCTCATCATACATTGGGTGCTACAGGCTAAAGTTAATTTCGTAACCAGTCTGGCTGCTTGCAATCCTGACTATGAACGTATGCAGTGGTACGAATTGTggggttttattaaaaacctgGTGGTTAAACCCTACTGTCTATACGGTGTAGTGATCATGGCCAGGTTCTTTCGCAAGTGGCGCAAGTCCACTGAAATGAAGGAGCCTAACACGGAAGGCATTGAAAGggcaaaaaattatgtattagAAGATTTTCTTGAAGAGAATCACATAAGCATGTCAGATATGTCGAAAAAAGAGACCGAATCGAGTCTTAATGACTGTTTCGATCTATTGGCCAAATGTAACTACGATTACGAGCGTTATAAGAAGGAAAAGACTAAGCATAAAAAAGACAAACCCAATGAACATTTGGATTTTCTAAATGACATTAAAAAGCTCAAAGAACAAATTCATGAACAACGTGAACAGCAACATGAGGACAACACTCAAGAGCGTGCAAAATGTGAAAAAGGAGATGATGAAGCTCCTCAAACTAATAAAAGACGTGATGatcatgatgacgatgatgatgatgatgttaaaACAATGAACGAAGATAATATAAACTCGCCTGCCTCGCCCGACATCACAAATTCAGACTCACGAGAGACAAATAAACCGTCCTTAAACGGTAAAAGACCGTCATCTTCCAATGCAACTACAGGAAATTCTGCACGACCTGCTTCGGCGAGAGACGTTTACGAGTCGCCGGACATTGATTGTGACGATGATGAGAATACGTGCAACTATCGCAGTTTCCATTATCTCTACAGTTTCCTACAAATGGCGGTATTTACATTCATGGGTCTCAGCATAAGGAAACTATTTTTCCTTTGCTTTACACAAGGTTGTGTTCTTGGTTCTACAATATGTTCCTCCTTTATGTCTAATAAGAATCGTCGAATATTTTGGACTGCCTATTTGTTGGTCTTCTTGACGAGCGTTGTCAATCCTGGAATAAAGGTAAGTTGCTGTGTTTACACATTTTTTACGTTTCTAGTGTTTAGCCATTGAAGCTCCTCCGTGCAAAATTAAGGATTGCACTTCATCCAGATAGTCGATCAAGTTGTTATTACATTTAATGAGACCCTTAAGATCCGCATACTATATTCTAATTGCGCATGTCTAGGAGTGGTTTAGATGTGGGTGGGTTATATCTAACATTTTGCATTTTCCCGGCTTTTCACAACCCCGGGAAACGGGAATTAGAATTGTTCATTTCCCGGGTTCCtgggattttttatatatttcaacAAACAAGCGAAAATAAATGGGAGTGAAAAATAATCTTGTTTGCGTATAATCAAAGGTTATTGCCTCAAACAAATTTAGAGATTACAACCCGTTctgacagaaattttgcttgtaaaattttgctatgacttgtAATGTAAACCCTCAAGTTATCAGGTAATGGGGAAACTGTTCAAATTTTACAACCGACACCAAAATGAACGCTTTAAGGAATATccagttttaaaaataatttttcatttaaggaCCCAGCCTACTTAGATACCATGTGTTCCGGTGATAAATCATTGAATaaatccaacatctgtgtgatGTTCAAACTGAGGATCAACTTCAAAAAAGGCTTTtcaagtttagttttttttaggaGGAACGGAAGTTATAAAAACGGAGTTATGCAAACTTCATTACTCTGTTCGTAACATCCGATTGTTAAAACAACGCTAtctttcgaacgaataaagtGGTCCGTTCCATGTAAAAAAGTTAGTGAACCAGataattaaacaaatatttcttattgatgtaggtcgatcaAAAACCTACCATATTTCATCATTAgatacaaaaactaaaaattttgctgGCAATGTCTTTATCAGTGCGGTTTTACTTAACACTTCCACAATTTTGTTAAGCCCGGCACggtataactatgagcatcacacaagctggaactttcCAATCTGTGTAGTGTTCTTAGTTATCACGATAagtttagctgggagctaccgcgCGCGCCAACACGTTGCGGATAGTTCGATAGCGGTATCGAGCTGataatctcagtgagaggccgggcggcacagactcttgcacaaatactgagtgcctgtgatgctcAATAC includes:
- the LOC106092354 gene encoding C-mannosyltransferase dpy-19 homolog, with the protein product MKETKLVLMLAQSLIGTGFFFLYVHHVRYLFENRTNMAHLTQLERESLFRREDALYHSFYKTLTEAPDFWTGCMQLMNVTTIEYPHSVNVLSRFHVLPEITIGFLYHLLRSHSRLGLLSLLSCWRSDDIRLTLEHGRCEGQALQFYFECVWLLGGITVLIIYMYGLLLSRNIFGGIYAVVSYIMFHSFASKIYERPMARENFAFPAIFVQMFYLCICIHRVTETKKYKMSALTLLKLVYLTTVALLCWQFSAIIFASQILILMLPWSISDVPNRVVGFFTTDYVLSQLMANFLAYYYSFGNRRYLFGWQLGPLVGLSLITAVRILKKPSTRPKEAGVGADSSFSSTSGITENTAEFLFKTIPLGILISICSQGTIIDMLEMSGLARPMENTYALYRDLIIHWVLQAKVNFVTSLAACNPDYERMQWYELWGFIKNLVVKPYCLYGVVIMARFFRKWRKSTEMKEPNTEGIERAKNYVLEDFLEENHISMSDMSKKETESSLNDCFDLLAKCNYDYERYKKEKTKHKKDKPNEHLDFLNDIKKLKEQIHEQREQQHEDNTQERAKCEKGDDEAPQTNKRRDDHDDDDDDDVKTMNEDNINSPASPDITNSDSRETNKPSLNGKRPSSSNATTGNSARPASARDVYESPDIDCDDDENTCNYRSFHYLYSFLQMAVFTFMGLSIRKLFFLCFTQGCVLGSTICSSFMSNKNRRIFWTAYLLVFLTSVVNPGIKNIQEEYFPSTNHKLGHDDLDTMLEWIKMNTEKDAVFAGPIDIIGTVHLSTRRPIVNHAHLEMKQISERTEHVYSIFSRQQSSDIYNQCSQLKIQYLIITVNDCENHISDECDLLSIWDDVQPAYRKYPQFCSELAIKNIPSFLKVFTNDYYAIIKMFSQSVQINLKYNKMPEKQM